The nucleotide window AAAATCTTTTACCTGAGGTTTTTTCAAATAAGCTTCTGTTAAACCTGCAAACCAACCAGCAGCTAAAGCAGGATTTAAAGAACTTAAAGGTGCAACAATAAAAGCAGTTAAAATAGTTAAAATATGTCCTTTAGCAAAAATAGTACCTATACTAGCCAATAAACCATTCCAAAAAAACCAGGTTTTAGTAACTTCTAACCCTGTATTGATATTATTAATAAAACTAGAAATAATAATAACCATAATTAATGATGGAATTCCCCAGGATATAATTTTACTCCATTTGGGTTTATTAGGAAGTTGAGTAATTTCATTCATATTTTGTTCTTTAAATATTTCTTTTTTCACTCCCGGGACATGAGCGGCACCTAATACAGCAACAATCTTATTCCCAGAAGCATTTTTTATTTTATTGGCTAAATATTGATCTCTTTCATCAAGTAAATGTTTTTTAATACCAGGAAATGATTTACCCATTTCTTCTAACATTAGATTTAAGCTATCACCACTTTTAAGCTCTTCCATTTCCTCTTCAGTTATTTCTTCATCTATAAAAAGCATAGTGATAATTTGAAATATTAATTTAATCTTTTCCCAAATTCCAAGTCCACGCCATACTCTCTTAAAAGTAAGTTGAATATCCCTGTCAGCAAGCACTAAATTTGCATCAATTTTTTTAGCAGATTTAATCCCCTGTACCATTTCTGCTCCGGCATTTATACCCAATTTTTCTGCAATTCGGTTCTGAAAAGAACTAATTATTAAATTAACCAGTAATAATAAAGCTTTTCCCTGTTTAATTACTTCAAATATATCCATATCACTCCATTTATCTTTATCATTAATAGATTCATACCTTTGTTGGTCTAATTCTACACAGACACTATCCGGTTTTTCTTCTTCTATAACTTTTTTTACCTGTTCTGCACTATTTTTAGAAACATGAGCTGTAGCAATCAAAATTATTTCTTTATCTTTATAAGAAAGCCTTTGAACATTTTTTTCATTCATAATATCACCCTTTTAATGGTATACTAATATCTATTTCACCAACCGGATATTAATTTCCTTTTTATTTATTATTAGACATAAAAAAATGGTGCTGAAGATGGAAGTCGAACCCATATGAGCGCAAGGCCCACCGGATTTTGAATCCCATAATTACTTTTTCAATTCTTATCAGATTTTATTATGATCTCTGGCATAATAACAATAATAAGCTTTTATTCGATTTTAGTTTATCATATATTTATATCTAGTATCAAATTTTTTAGTAGGATTATGT belongs to Halanaerobiales bacterium and includes:
- a CDS encoding TraB/GumN family protein, with amino-acid sequence MNEKNVQRLSYKDKEIILIATAHVSKNSAEQVKKVIEEEKPDSVCVELDQQRYESINDKDKWSDMDIFEVIKQGKALLLLVNLIISSFQNRIAEKLGINAGAEMVQGIKSAKKIDANLVLADRDIQLTFKRVWRGLGIWEKIKLIFQIITMLFIDEEITEEEMEELKSGDSLNLMLEEMGKSFPGIKKHLLDERDQYLANKIKNASGNKIVAVLGAAHVPGVKKEIFKEQNMNEITQLPNKPKWSKIISWGIPSLIMVIIISSFINNINTGLEVTKTWFFWNGLLASIGTIFAKGHILTILTAFIVAPLSSLNPALAAGWFAGLTEAYLKKPQVKDFQKLSGGMSIKEIYTNKVTHILLIVILANLGSIAGTAIGGANVIRIFLDLFSF